The Pelodiscus sinensis isolate JC-2024 chromosome 30, ASM4963464v1, whole genome shotgun sequence genome has a window encoding:
- the LOC102447104 gene encoding olfactory receptor 4E1-like, with product MVVQNESRVNEFVLSGLSTNHAVELALFAFFTIIYVLILLGNTLIVFTIACDRCLHTPMYFFLSNLSVIDVCHSSVVMPKMLADFLVESKTISFSECISQMFFLHLFACTEIFLLTVMAYDRYAAICNPMHYLTVMSRGFCLKLATAMWLGGMVHSVALTALTLNLPYCGPNAIDNFFCDVPLVIKLACTDTFVLEVLVVSNSGLISVVCFVVLVVSYTVILVSLRSHLSEGKHKALSTCAAHLTVVTLFLGHCIFIYLRPAKSLAADKVVSVFFTAVTPLLNPLIYTLRNEDMQKALHKLRGRQRNASDK from the coding sequence ATGGTGGTGCAGAACGAGAGCAGGGTGAATGAGTTTGTCCTGTCTGGCTTGAGCACGAACCATGCTGTGGAGCTGGCCCTGTTTGCCTTCTTCACCATCATCTACGTGTTGATCCTGCTGGGGAACACGCTCATCGTCTTCACCATCGCCTGTGACCGGTGCCtacacacccccatgtactttttcctcagcAACCTCTCTGTCATCGATGTCTGCCACTCCTCCGTGGTGATGCCCAAGATGCTGGCTGACTTCCTAGTGGAGAGCAAAACCATCTCCTTCAGCGAATGCATCTCCCAGATGTTCTTCCTCCACCTCTTCGCCTGCACCGAGATCTTCCTCCTCAccgtcatggcctacgaccgctacgcGGCCATCTGCAACCCTATGCACTACCTCACCGTCATGAGCCGCGGGTTCTGCCTGAAGCTGGCCACAGCTATGTGGCTGGGTGGGATGGTCCACTCTGTGGCCCTGACTGCCCTGACACTAAACCTCCCATACTGCGGCCCCAATGCCATTGACAACTTCTTCTGTGACGTCCCGTTGGTCATCAAGCTGGCCTGCACTGACACATTTGTCTTGGAGGTCCTCGTCGTCTCCAACTCAGGGCTCATCTCTGTGGTCTGCTTCGTGGTGCTGGTGGTCTCCTACACGGTCATCCTGGTCTCTCTGAGGAGCCACCTCTCCGAGGGGAAGCACAAGGCGCTGTCCACCTGTGCCGCTCACTTGACGGTGGTGACGCTCTTCCTGGGACACTGCATTTTCATCTACCTCAGGCCGGCCAAGAGCCTGGCTGCAGACAAGGTGGTGTCGGTGTTCTTCACGGCCGTCACCCCACTGCTCAATCCCCTCATCTACACACTGAGGAACGAGGACATGCAGAAGGCACTGCACAAGCTGCGAGGGAGGCAGAGAAATGCCAGCGACAAATGA
- the LOC102447358 gene encoding olfactory receptor 4E2-like, translated as MDGKNVTMVTHFVLLGLTESRELQLALFALFSVAYLLILVGNGLIMVTVASDRHLHIPMYFFLGNLSFIDICHASVTAPKMLTDLLSGEKTISFGGCVAQLFFLHLCACAEIFLLTIMAYDRYMAICHPLQYPTLMSLPACTWLVGALWSGATVHSLVQTGLTVRLPYCGPNVIDSYFCDVPPVIKLACTDTYLTGVLIVSNSGLISLTCFLALLGSYLVILVSLRSRSTEGRRKALSTCASHLAVVALFFGPCIFIYTRPATSFSLDKVVSVFYTVVTPVLNPAIYTLRNQEMKGAMKKLRERQVFCRGK; from the coding sequence ATGGACGGGAAGAACGTCACCATGGTGACGCACTTTGTGTTGCTCGGACTCACCGAGAGCCGGGAGCTGCAGCTGGCCCTCTTCGCCCTCTTCTCCGTCGCTTACCTGCTCATCTTGGTGGGAAACGGCCTCATCATGGTGACGGTGGCCAGTGACCGGCACCTTCACatccccatgtactttttcctggGGAACCTCTCCTTCATCGATATCTGCCACGCCTCGGTCACGGCCCCCAAGATGCTGACTGACCTCCTCTCCGGGGAGAAGACCATCTCCTTCGGGGGTTGCGTGGCTCAGCTCTTCTTCCTCCACCTCTGCGCCTGCGCCGAGATCTTCCTCCTCACcatcatggcctacgaccgctacatggccatctgccacccactGCAGTACCCCACCCTCATGAGCCTGCCAGCCTGCACCTGGCTGGTGGGGGCCCTGTGGTCTGGAGCTACCGTCCACTCCCTCGTACAGACCGGGCTTACTGTCCGCCTGCCCTACTGCGGCCCCAATGTCATTGACAGCTACTTCTGCGATGTGCCACCCGTCATCAAGCTGGCCTGCACCGACACCTACCTGACGGGGGTCCTGATTGTCTCCAACAGTGGCCTGATCTCACTCACCTGCTtcctggctctgcttggctcctACCTGGTGATCCTGGTCTCCCTGCGGAGTCGgagcaccgaggggcggcgcaAAGCCCTCTCCACCTGCGCGTCCCACTTGGCGGTGGTGGCCTTGTTCTTCGGGCCATGCATCTTCATCTACACCCGTCCCGCCACCAGCTTCTCGCTGGACAAGGTGGTGTCGGTCTTCTACACGGTGGTGACACCAGTGCTCAACCCGGCGATCTACACTCTGAGGAACCAGGAGATGAAGGGGGCCATGAAGAAGCTGAGGGAGAGACAGGTCTTCTGCAGGGGGAAATAG